From the genome of Streptomyces sp. V1I1, one region includes:
- a CDS encoding collagen-like protein — protein sequence MSPANRTGSRLGPLSRRANWTAGGAIASLALVLAAGLVSPVGVAAQSMGERVSVSSGPGGGDDKCRDGSDRGGKDKCKRGPKGATGATGPTGATGATGATGPTGPMGPMGPTGGPGATGPTGAQGGPGDPGATGAQGGPGDPGATGPTGPTGSTGATGPAGPTVNVGASIFADESQTIPTNAETQITFSGAAYDTDTMFDSTNSTLEVNTAGRYLLKGRILWDFTANDEGQRQLRISVNGSVVAFDGQDTADAPVGMGTSQDVSTIVQLNVGDVISLRAFQTTGSVATSTWLFTGETNVAPQLQAEWLAP from the coding sequence ATGAGTCCAGCCAACAGGACAGGGTCCCGACTGGGACCGCTGTCTCGTCGAGCCAACTGGACCGCGGGCGGCGCGATCGCCTCACTCGCGCTGGTCCTGGCGGCAGGGCTCGTCAGTCCGGTCGGGGTCGCGGCTCAGAGCATGGGCGAACGCGTGAGCGTGTCGAGCGGTCCGGGCGGCGGAGACGACAAGTGCAGGGACGGGTCGGACCGCGGCGGCAAGGACAAGTGCAAGAGGGGCCCGAAGGGCGCAACCGGTGCGACGGGGCCGACGGGTGCGACGGGTGCGACGGGTGCGACGGGGCCGACGGGGCCGATGGGGCCGATGGGGCCGACGGGCGGGCCGGGTGCGACGGGGCCGACGGGCGCGCAGGGCGGGCCGGGTGACCCGGGTGCGACGGGCGCGCAGGGCGGGCCGGGTGACCCGGGTGCGACGGGGCCGACCGGCCCGACGGGATCGACCGGGGCTACGGGGCCTGCCGGGCCCACGGTCAATGTCGGTGCGAGCATCTTCGCCGACGAATCTCAGACCATCCCGACCAACGCCGAGACCCAGATCACTTTCAGTGGCGCCGCCTACGACACGGACACGATGTTCGACTCGACGAACTCGACGCTGGAGGTCAACACCGCGGGGCGCTACCTCCTCAAGGGAAGGATTCTCTGGGACTTCACTGCGAATGACGAGGGGCAGCGTCAACTTCGTATCTCCGTCAACGGCAGTGTCGTCGCCTTTGACGGGCAGGACACCGCGGACGCCCCGGTCGGCATGGGCACCTCGCAGGACGTGTCAACGATTGTTCAGCTGAATGTCGGTGACGTGATCTCCCTCAGGGCCTTCCAGACCACCGGAAGTGTCGCCACCTCGACCTGGCTGTTCACAGGAGAGACCAACGTGGCTCCCCAGCTCCAGGCGGAGTGGCTCGCGCCGTAG
- a CDS encoding MerR family DNA-binding protein, protein MDEVAELLATGRHRHGRPVTGLHERAAAKLAEVDAKIADLTTIRAALIAAVGGLRRPDRVRRKCLLSHPFTNRRRVRTLGSRQPPPRLRTALAAASCRLSMVAI, encoded by the coding sequence CTGGATGAGGTCGCCGAGCTGCTGGCGACCGGCCGACACCGCCACGGCCGCCCGGTAACCGGGCTGCACGAGCGCGCGGCCGCGAAGCTCGCCGAGGTCGATGCGAAGATCGCGGACTTGACCACCATCCGCGCCGCCCTGATCGCGGCCGTGGGCGGGCTGCGACGACCTGACCGTGTGCGCCGAAAGTGCCTGCTGTCCCATCCCTTCACGAACCGCCGACGCGTCCGAACGCTCGGCTCGCGTCAGCCGCCGCCTCGGCTCAGGACCGCTCTGGCCGCGGCGTCGTGCAGGCTGTCCATGGTTGCCATCTGA
- a CDS encoding SpoIIE family protein phosphatase translates to MERLPTPAGERPDESDACPGAAYTATATVNEQGIVTGWSEGARRLLGYPPSEVVGQAAARLLADDVDETARREAARRDTAGRERWSGTVALLHRDGHRLQRPLLAHRRTPDSGIAEWLVVSAVAGRPRTPGSEALREWTFTQSPDILAIFDADLRLVRANTAMERALSLTEDQMRGLRLPEIAPYPVSEEAQSKMRLALESGEPQQVEAYIRPTGVSPERGWPTSLAPLKDPDGRVRAVCLTAHSGSGEYLAPRPYTRERTTTMTLQRSLLPHTLPDQAALEIASRYLPAGTQAGVGGDWFDVIPLSGARVALVVGDVVGHGIRASATMGRLRTAVRTLADVELPPDELLTHLDDLVIHLSADESGTQGAAETAGGIGTTCLYAVYDPVSRHCTLARAGHPPPAVVTPDGAVYFLDVPAGPPLGLGGLPFETMETQLPEGSLIALYTDGLLEPRHHDIDEALDKMFQALAHPAPTLDTVCDRVLTTLLTHRPDDDIALLIARTRALHADKVATWHLPCDPAIVAQARKNATDQLTAWGLDDATFITELTVSELVTNAIRYGKPPIQLRLIHADTTLICEVYDSSNTAPHQRRARTYDEGGRGLLLVAQLAHRWGTRNTPIGKTIWAEQTLTTD, encoded by the coding sequence ATGGAGCGACTTCCCACCCCTGCCGGTGAGCGGCCGGACGAGTCGGACGCCTGTCCCGGGGCGGCATACACGGCCACGGCCACCGTCAATGAGCAGGGCATCGTGACGGGGTGGAGCGAGGGTGCCCGGCGGCTGCTCGGCTACCCGCCCTCGGAGGTCGTGGGACAGGCCGCCGCCCGGCTGCTCGCCGATGACGTCGACGAGACGGCCCGGCGGGAAGCCGCCCGGCGGGATACGGCCGGGCGGGAGAGGTGGAGCGGCACCGTGGCGCTGCTCCACCGGGACGGCCACCGGCTTCAGCGGCCACTGCTCGCACACCGCCGGACACCGGACAGCGGTATCGCCGAGTGGCTGGTGGTGTCCGCCGTGGCGGGCAGGCCCCGCACGCCCGGGAGCGAAGCGCTGAGGGAATGGACCTTCACCCAGTCCCCCGACATCCTGGCCATCTTCGATGCGGACCTGCGGCTGGTGCGGGCGAACACCGCCATGGAGCGTGCGCTGTCCCTCACCGAGGACCAGATGCGCGGGCTGCGCCTGCCGGAAATCGCCCCGTACCCGGTGAGCGAGGAGGCCCAGAGCAAGATGCGGCTGGCGCTGGAGAGCGGCGAGCCGCAGCAGGTGGAGGCCTACATCCGCCCCACAGGTGTCAGCCCGGAGCGCGGCTGGCCGACCTCGCTGGCCCCGCTGAAAGACCCCGACGGCCGGGTGCGCGCCGTGTGCCTGACGGCGCACTCCGGCTCCGGGGAGTACCTCGCCCCCCGCCCCTACACCCGGGAGCGCACCACGACCATGACACTGCAGCGCAGCCTGCTCCCGCATACGCTGCCCGATCAGGCGGCACTGGAGATCGCCTCCCGCTACCTGCCCGCCGGTACCCAGGCCGGGGTGGGCGGCGACTGGTTCGACGTGATCCCGCTGTCCGGCGCGCGCGTCGCCCTGGTCGTGGGCGATGTGGTCGGCCACGGCATCCGCGCCTCGGCCACCATGGGCCGGCTGCGCACCGCGGTACGCACCCTGGCCGACGTCGAACTGCCACCCGACGAACTGCTCACCCACCTCGACGACCTCGTCATCCACCTGTCCGCCGACGAGAGCGGCACCCAAGGCGCCGCCGAAACCGCCGGAGGCATCGGCACCACCTGCCTGTACGCGGTCTACGACCCCGTCTCCCGCCACTGCACCCTGGCCCGGGCCGGCCACCCCCCGCCCGCCGTGGTCACCCCCGACGGCGCCGTCTACTTCCTCGACGTCCCCGCCGGCCCACCCCTGGGCCTGGGCGGCCTGCCCTTCGAAACCATGGAAACCCAACTGCCCGAAGGCAGCCTCATCGCCCTCTACACCGACGGCCTGCTCGAACCCCGCCACCACGACATCGACGAAGCCCTGGACAAAATGTTCCAAGCCCTCGCCCACCCCGCCCCCACCCTGGACACCGTCTGCGACAGAGTCCTCACCACCCTGCTGACCCACCGCCCCGACGACGACATCGCCCTCCTCATCGCCCGCACCCGGGCCCTGCACGCCGACAAGGTCGCCACCTGGCACCTGCCCTGCGACCCCGCCATCGTCGCCCAAGCCCGCAAAAACGCCACCGACCAACTCACCGCCTGGGGACTGGACGACGCCACCTTCATCACCGAACTGACCGTCAGCGAACTGGTCACCAACGCCATCCGCTACGGCAAGCCACCCATCCAACTCCGCCTCATCCACGCCGACACCACCCTCATCTGCGAGGTCTACGACTCCAGCAACACCGCCCCCCACCAGCGCCGCGCCCGCACCTACGACGAAGGAGGACGCGGCCTCCTCCTCGTCGCCCAACTCGCCCACCGCTGGGGCACCCGCAACACCCCCATCGGCAAAACCATCTGGGCCGAACAAACCCTCACCACAGACTGA
- a CDS encoding aldo/keto reductase gives MQYRTLGRTGVQVSSLALGAMNFGEIGRTTQDEATAIVDAALEAGINVIDTADMYSGGESEEMVGKAIAGRRDDIVLATKASMPMGDERNHQGTSRRWLVSELDNSLRRLGVDHVDLYQIHRWDPSTSDEETLSALTDLQRAGKIRYFGSSTFPAYRIVQAQWAAREYHLSRYVTEQPSYSILQRGIETHVLPVTEQYGLGVLVWSPLASGWLSGAIREGQEITTSRSTFMPERFDTTIPSNRARLDAVEQLAKVADEAGLTMIQLALGFVTAHPAVTSALIGPRTLDHLHSQLAVADTVLSADVLDAIDAIVAPGTDLAAHEKYDTPPALLDPSLRRR, from the coding sequence ATGCAGTACCGCACCTTGGGCCGCACCGGTGTCCAGGTCAGCTCCCTCGCGCTCGGCGCGATGAACTTCGGCGAGATCGGGCGCACCACCCAGGACGAGGCCACCGCTATCGTCGATGCCGCTCTCGAGGCCGGGATCAACGTCATCGACACCGCCGACATGTACAGCGGCGGCGAGTCGGAAGAGATGGTCGGCAAAGCCATCGCCGGCCGACGCGACGACATCGTGCTGGCCACGAAGGCGAGCATGCCCATGGGCGACGAGCGCAACCATCAGGGCACTTCGCGCCGCTGGTTGGTCTCCGAGCTGGACAACAGCCTGCGCCGTCTCGGTGTCGACCACGTTGATCTCTACCAGATCCACCGGTGGGACCCGAGCACCAGCGACGAGGAGACCCTGTCGGCGTTGACCGACCTGCAGCGCGCGGGAAAGATTCGCTACTTCGGCTCCTCGACCTTCCCCGCATACCGCATCGTGCAAGCCCAGTGGGCCGCCCGCGAGTATCACCTGAGCCGTTACGTCACCGAACAGCCCAGCTACTCGATCCTGCAGCGCGGGATCGAGACCCACGTGCTGCCCGTGACCGAGCAGTACGGGCTCGGTGTGCTGGTGTGGAGCCCGTTGGCTTCGGGCTGGCTGTCGGGCGCGATCCGCGAGGGCCAGGAAATCACCACCAGCCGCTCAACGTTCATGCCGGAACGCTTCGACACCACCATCCCCTCCAACCGGGCCAGGCTCGACGCCGTCGAGCAGCTGGCCAAGGTCGCCGACGAGGCCGGCCTGACCATGATCCAGCTCGCGCTCGGATTCGTGACCGCGCATCCCGCCGTGACCAGCGCGCTCATCGGCCCCCGCACGCTGGACCACCTGCACTCGCAACTCGCCGTTGCTGACACTGTGCTCTCCGCCGACGTGCTCGACGCGATCGACGCCATCGTCGCCCCCGGCACCGACCTGGCCGCGCACGAGAAGTACGACACTCCGCCCGCGCTGCTTGACCCGTCACTACGGCGCCGCTGA
- a CDS encoding pyridoxal-dependent decarboxylase translates to MDARETALRQAYGHAVRWLASLPDRRVPARASVDEIVRALGVELPDGPSTPADVVDLLATACEPGLTAFPSGRFYGFVVGGTEPAALAADWLVSAWDQNCVMRAVSPAYTAAEDIAGAWLLNLLGLPSDSAVGFTTGATMANFTCLAAGRDAVLRRTGWNVARDGLAGGPAVHVIVGEDRHMAIDLALRYLGLGKPELVKADDQGRIEPEALRHTLAAGRESPTIVILQAGDIHSGAFDPFVETIRAAREADAWVHIDGAFGLWAAASPIYAHLTAGCTYADSWATDAHKTLNVPYDCGLAIVRDPFAVRAAMGLQGDYLIQDEHGDPIDKVPELSRRGRAFTVWAALRSLGRSGVADLVERLCRHASAFATGIAEIDGATVLNEVVFTQVCAEFGNDERTEQVLTRLLDDGTAWISGSTWHGRRVMRISVSNWSTTDDDVARALDAIRRASISA, encoded by the coding sequence ATGGACGCGCGCGAGACGGCGCTCCGACAGGCATACGGCCATGCCGTCCGCTGGCTGGCGAGCCTGCCCGATCGCCGGGTTCCCGCCCGCGCTTCGGTCGACGAGATCGTGCGCGCGCTCGGTGTCGAACTGCCCGACGGTCCGAGCACGCCCGCCGACGTCGTCGACCTGCTGGCCACGGCCTGTGAGCCGGGGCTCACCGCGTTTCCCAGTGGCCGCTTCTACGGGTTCGTGGTCGGTGGCACCGAACCGGCCGCGCTGGCCGCGGACTGGCTGGTCAGTGCCTGGGACCAGAACTGCGTGATGCGCGCCGTCTCGCCCGCGTACACGGCGGCGGAAGACATCGCCGGCGCGTGGTTGCTCAATCTGCTCGGCCTGCCGAGCGACAGCGCCGTCGGCTTCACCACAGGTGCCACGATGGCGAACTTCACCTGCCTCGCCGCCGGGCGCGACGCGGTGCTACGGCGCACCGGCTGGAACGTCGCCCGCGACGGACTCGCAGGTGGGCCAGCTGTACACGTCATCGTCGGCGAGGACCGCCACATGGCCATTGACCTGGCTCTGCGCTACCTAGGGCTCGGCAAACCCGAACTGGTGAAGGCGGACGATCAAGGACGCATCGAGCCCGAGGCCCTGCGGCACACCCTGGCGGCCGGCAGGGAGAGCCCCACGATCGTGATCCTCCAGGCCGGAGACATCCACTCCGGCGCCTTCGATCCCTTCGTCGAGACGATCCGTGCCGCTCGCGAGGCAGACGCGTGGGTGCACATCGACGGCGCCTTCGGACTGTGGGCGGCCGCCTCCCCGATTTACGCACACCTGACGGCGGGCTGCACATACGCCGACTCCTGGGCGACGGATGCCCACAAGACCCTGAACGTCCCCTACGACTGCGGCCTCGCCATCGTGCGCGACCCGTTCGCGGTCCGGGCAGCGATGGGCCTGCAGGGCGACTACCTCATCCAGGACGAACATGGCGACCCCATCGACAAGGTCCCCGAGCTCTCCCGGCGCGGCAGAGCCTTCACCGTGTGGGCCGCACTCAGGTCCCTCGGCCGATCAGGTGTGGCCGACCTCGTCGAGCGGCTGTGCCGACACGCCTCCGCGTTCGCCACCGGCATCGCCGAGATCGACGGCGCGACAGTCCTCAACGAAGTGGTATTCACCCAGGTCTGCGCCGAGTTCGGCAACGACGAACGCACGGAACAGGTACTCACCCGGCTGCTCGACGATGGCACGGCGTGGATCAGCGGCTCCACCTGGCACGGCCGGCGCGTCATGCGGATCTCGGTGAGCAACTGGTCGACGACCGACGACGACGTGGCGCGCGCGCTCGACGCGATCCGGCGCGCATCCATCAGCGCCTGA
- a CDS encoding response regulator transcription factor gives MSLTLTTPYAQAPAPALAPREQETLRHIAAGRTYLQTARHMGLSKHTVDAYLRRIRAKLNINSTAELTRLAISLGL, from the coding sequence ATGAGCCTCACCCTCACCACGCCGTACGCCCAGGCCCCCGCACCTGCGCTGGCCCCGCGTGAGCAGGAGACACTGCGGCATATCGCCGCAGGGCGCACCTACCTGCAGACGGCCCGCCACATGGGGCTCTCCAAGCACACGGTCGACGCCTACCTCCGCCGTATCCGGGCCAAGCTCAACATCAACAGCACCGCCGAACTCACCCGACTGGCCATCTCCCTGGGACTGTGA
- a CDS encoding MerR family DNA-binding transcriptional regulator, with the protein MQTLRYYGRRGLLPEPERSAGGHRL; encoded by the coding sequence ATCCAGACCCTGCGCTACTACGGGCGACGCGGCCTGCTCCCCGAGCCGGAACGCAGCGCTGGCGGCCACCGTCTCTAG
- a CDS encoding IS3 family transposase (programmed frameshift), whose product MARPSPYPLELRKRAVRMVAEVRPEYDTEWSAMKAVAAKLGIGTTETLRKWVRQDQIDNGARPGVTTDESAQVKALKKEVAELKRANEILKAASGFLRGRARPATSALVTFVDENRDRFGGVEPICTVLNEHGVGISPSTYYAAKARPPSLRATRDAELKALIQQVFDANYRVYGARKIWRELNRQGHAVARCTVERLMRELGLAGAVRGKKVITTVTDPAAGRAPDLVDRDFVAQAPNRCWVADFTHIATWAGVVYIAFVVDTFSRRIVGWSAATTKHTELVLAALEMGLWQRDREGSPHQPGQLIHHSDAGSQYTSFKLATHLQGEGIAASIGSVGDAYDNALMESTIGLFKTELIKPQRPWKTLSEVELATAEWIDWYNHRRLHGEIGHVPPAEYEAHHYLTATKHQVTVTP is encoded by the exons ATGGCACGTCCTTCCCCTTACCCCCTTGAGCTGCGCAAGCGCGCGGTCCGCATGGTCGCCGAGGTGCGGCCGGAGTACGACACCGAGTGGTCCGCGATGAAGGCGGTCGCCGCCAAGCTGGGGATCGGGACGACCGAGACTTTGCGCAAGTGGGTCCGCCAGGACCAGATCGACAACGGGGCCCGGCCTGGCGTCACGACCGATGAGTCTGCCCAGGTCAAAGCGTTGAAGAAGGAAGTCGCCGAGCTCAAGCGGGCGAATGAGATCCTCAAGGCCGCTTCGG GCTTTCTTCGCGGCCGAGCTCGACCGGCCACATCTGCGCTCGTGACCTTCGTCGACGAGAACCGGGACCGCTTCGGCGGCGTCGAGCCGATCTGCACCGTTCTCAACGAGCACGGTGTCGGTATCTCCCCCTCCACCTACTACGCAGCCAAGGCCCGGCCTCCGTCGCTTCGGGCGACCCGGGACGCGGAACTGAAGGCACTGATCCAGCAGGTGTTCGACGCCAACTACCGCGTCTACGGGGCCCGGAAGATCTGGCGCGAGCTGAACCGACAAGGTCATGCGGTGGCCCGGTGCACCGTCGAGCGCCTGATGCGCGAGCTCGGCCTCGCCGGCGCCGTCCGCGGCAAGAAGGTCATCACTACGGTCACCGACCCGGCCGCCGGCCGGGCCCCCGACCTGGTCGACCGGGACTTCGTCGCCCAGGCGCCGAACCGCTGCTGGGTCGCGGACTTCACCCACATCGCCACCTGGGCCGGGGTCGTCTACATCGCGTTCGTCGTGGACACCTTCTCCCGCCGCATCGTCGGCTGGTCGGCGGCCACGACCAAACACACCGAACTGGTCCTGGCCGCACTGGAGATGGGCCTATGGCAGCGCGATCGGGAAGGCAGTCCGCACCAACCCGGGCAGCTGATCCATCACAGCGACGCGGGCAGTCAGTACACCTCGTTCAAGCTGGCCACCCATCTCCAAGGCGAGGGCATAGCGGCGTCCATCGGATCAGTCGGCGACGCCTACGACAATGCCCTGATGGAGTCCACGATCGGTCTTTTCAAGACCGAGTTGATCAAGCCTCAGCGGCCCTGGAAGACGCTGTCCGAGGTCGAGTTGGCCACCGCCGAATGGATCGACTGGTACAACCACCGCCGACTTCACGGTGAGATCGGCCACGTCCCACCCGCCGAATACGAAGCCCACCACTACCTGACAGCCACAAAACACCAGGTCACAGTCACGCCATAG
- a CDS encoding GNAT family N-acetyltransferase — protein MPDAGPRSTTHAITLTDGTATRTRELTHADLGPIQALHHRCSPGSRALRYHAGKPELSRAGWKMLSDPERGTTLVTTTARNTDRIIAMTNVMRTDQQGVGELAVLIEDAWQSKGLGTALASHAADVARRAGHHTLTASVVAVNTPMLHVLESLDAPPTRATGPVLDIHIPL, from the coding sequence ATGCCAGACGCCGGGCCTCGCAGCACTACACACGCGATCACGCTGACCGACGGCACTGCCACCCGGACCCGGGAGCTGACCCACGCTGACCTCGGACCCATCCAGGCGCTGCACCACCGTTGCTCGCCGGGCAGTCGCGCCCTGCGCTATCACGCGGGCAAACCCGAGCTGTCTCGGGCCGGATGGAAGATGCTGTCCGACCCGGAGCGCGGCACCACCTTGGTCACCACCACCGCCCGGAACACGGACCGCATTATCGCCATGACCAACGTCATGCGCACCGATCAGCAAGGGGTCGGCGAACTTGCCGTGCTGATCGAGGACGCCTGGCAGTCCAAGGGCCTGGGCACTGCGCTGGCCTCACACGCGGCCGATGTGGCCCGCCGGGCCGGCCACCACACCCTGACCGCGTCGGTCGTCGCGGTCAATACACCAATGCTCCACGTCCTGGAGAGTCTGGACGCGCCGCCCACTCGCGCGACAGGGCCCGTCCTCGACATCCACATCCCGCTGTAG
- a CDS encoding TetR/AcrR family transcriptional regulator, translating into MNDSDQSAGQAARPKRADARRNKETLLDAAAAIFVTSGVEAPIRDIAAKAGVGTATIYRHFPTRADLIIAVYRHQVEACAEAGPALLATSPTPHAALGRWINLFVDFLVTKHGLAAVLQSDNAGFDTLHAYFLDRLVPVCTQLLDAAAASGEIRSDLQAYELMRGVGNLCIGADSDPHYDPRRLVELLIAGLRRPH; encoded by the coding sequence GTGAACGACAGCGACCAGAGCGCAGGGCAGGCAGCCCGGCCCAAACGGGCGGACGCCCGGCGCAACAAGGAGACCCTGCTCGACGCGGCCGCCGCGATCTTCGTCACGTCAGGCGTGGAAGCGCCGATCCGCGACATCGCGGCCAAGGCCGGCGTCGGCACGGCCACGATCTACCGCCACTTCCCGACGCGAGCGGATCTCATCATCGCCGTCTACCGCCACCAGGTCGAAGCCTGCGCCGAGGCCGGTCCAGCCCTCCTGGCAACCAGCCCAACTCCTCACGCCGCACTAGGGCGATGGATCAACCTCTTCGTTGATTTCCTGGTCACCAAGCACGGACTCGCCGCCGTGCTGCAGTCCGACAACGCCGGCTTCGACACCCTGCACGCCTACTTCCTCGACCGCCTCGTGCCCGTGTGCACCCAACTGCTCGACGCCGCAGCCGCCTCCGGCGAGATCCGATCCGACCTGCAGGCCTACGAACTCATGCGGGGCGTCGGGAACCTCTGCATCGGCGCGGACAGCGATCCCCACTACGACCCACGCCGACTGGTCGAACTCCTCATCGCAGGACTACGCCGACCGCACTGA
- a CDS encoding IS3 family transposase (programmed frameshift): MPKPYPEEFREDVVRVARNRGPGVTVEQVAADFGVHAMTLWKWMRRADIDDGAKPGTTSQESRELREARRRIKLLEQENEVLRRAAAYLSQANLPKRIYPLVKELAVDGVPVTVTCRVLKLARQPYYRWFDEPVADAALKEAYRANALFDAHREDPEFGYRFLADEARSAGAGMADRTAWRICRDNRWWSVFGKNRSRTKKAGPPVHDDLVRRDFTADGPNMLWLTDITEHPTAEGKLYLCAVKDVFSKRIVGYSIDARMKSRLAVAALDNAVARRENVAGCVLHSDRGSQFRSRKFVRALGRHQIAGSIGRVGAAGDNAAMESFFSLLQKNVLDRRKWATRQELRIAIVTWIERTYHRRRRQPSLGRLTPVEYETVMTTPALLAA, translated from the exons GTGCCCAAGCCTTATCCGGAAGAGTTCCGCGAGGATGTCGTACGGGTCGCGAGGAACCGCGGCCCGGGCGTGACGGTCGAGCAGGTGGCCGCCGACTTCGGAGTCCACGCGATGACCCTGTGGAAGTGGATGCGCCGGGCGGACATCGACGACGGGGCAAAGCCCGGAACGACCAGCCAGGAGAGCAGGGAACTACGGGAAGCACGTCGGCGGATCAAGCTGCTGGAGCAGGAGAATGAGGTCCTGCGCCGGGCCGCGGCCTACCTCTCGCAAGCGAACCTGCCG AAAAGGATCTACCCGCTCGTGAAAGAGCTCGCTGTGGACGGGGTTCCCGTCACGGTCACGTGCCGGGTCCTGAAGCTCGCCAGACAGCCCTACTATCGCTGGTTCGACGAGCCGGTGGCCGACGCCGCGTTAAAGGAGGCGTATCGCGCGAACGCGTTGTTCGACGCCCACCGTGAGGACCCGGAGTTCGGCTACCGCTTCCTGGCCGACGAAGCGCGAAGCGCGGGAGCTGGCATGGCTGACCGGACCGCGTGGCGGATCTGCCGGGACAACCGCTGGTGGAGCGTGTTCGGCAAGAATCGCAGCAGGACCAAGAAGGCCGGCCCGCCGGTGCACGACGACCTCGTCCGCCGCGACTTCACCGCGGATGGCCCGAACATGCTGTGGCTCACCGACATCACCGAACATCCCACAGCGGAAGGGAAGTTGTATCTGTGCGCGGTCAAGGACGTCTTCAGCAAGAGGATCGTGGGCTACTCGATCGACGCGCGAATGAAGTCCCGCCTGGCCGTCGCAGCGCTGGACAACGCTGTTGCCCGGCGTGAGAACGTCGCCGGGTGTGTCCTGCACAGCGATCGCGGGTCACAGTTTCGGTCCCGGAAGTTTGTCCGGGCGCTCGGCCGGCACCAGATCGCCGGCTCGATAGGCAGGGTCGGGGCGGCAGGCGACAACGCCGCCATGGAGTCCTTCTTCAGCCTGCTGCAGAAGAATGTCCTCGACCGCCGAAAGTGGGCCACCCGCCAGGAACTGCGGATCGCGATCGTGACCTGGATCGAGCGGACCTACCACCGACGCCGCAGACAACCCTCACTCGGCCGGCTGACTCCCGTCGAATACGAAACCGTCATGACCACTCCGGCCCTCCTGGCCGCGTGA
- a CDS encoding DUF6461 domain-containing protein gives MTSSTAADYGWLRSSSSLFGYALEVGYTLTLVRGVSPADLLGLVGAEPRGACEGLNELIEQHEVLLHGYDDWPVSFLAGAFTVRGEGGDWALALEFGGDLGTRPCFMEALSAGTRAVSHSSNGGKPMHFFHWYENGELRTAFEWPADRTGSTPDELNAVMTEVGLNPTGDEAPDVDRKAAV, from the coding sequence ATGACCTCATCCACCGCAGCCGATTACGGCTGGTTACGTTCCTCGTCCTCACTGTTCGGATACGCGCTGGAGGTCGGGTACACCCTGACGCTGGTGCGGGGTGTCTCGCCTGCGGACTTGCTCGGACTGGTGGGGGCCGAGCCGCGTGGTGCGTGTGAGGGGCTCAACGAACTGATCGAGCAGCACGAGGTGCTCTTGCATGGGTACGACGACTGGCCCGTGTCCTTCCTCGCGGGAGCGTTCACCGTGCGGGGCGAGGGAGGGGACTGGGCCCTCGCCTTGGAATTCGGTGGCGATCTGGGGACGCGGCCATGCTTCATGGAGGCCCTCTCCGCCGGGACGCGTGCTGTCTCGCATTCGAGCAACGGGGGGAAGCCTATGCACTTCTTCCACTGGTATGAGAACGGGGAGTTGCGGACCGCCTTCGAGTGGCCGGCGGACCGGACCGGCAGTACTCCCGACGAGCTGAACGCCGTGATGACAGAGGTCGGTCTCAACCCCACAGGTGACGAAGCTCCCGACGTCGATCGCAAGGCGGCAGTCTGA